A genomic segment from Ovis aries strain OAR_USU_Benz2616 breed Rambouillet chromosome 26, ARS-UI_Ramb_v3.0, whole genome shotgun sequence encodes:
- the LOC121818052 gene encoding uncharacterized protein LOC121818052 isoform X2, translated as MRQGFQELRQALLKAPALALPNPSMSFQLFVDEKQGVEKGVLTQQWGPWKRPVAYLSKRLDPVAAGWPPCLRITAATALLVHDADKLTYGQRLLVYTPHATEGILKQPPEKDGPLHDCGEILADVAAIRKDLKDVPLKDSELVWLTDGSSFVKDGQRRAGAAIVDDSGRVIWAEALPPGTSAQKAELMALIQALKRAEGKRITIYTDSQYAFGTVHIQGPIYKELGFLTAEGKEVKNLPKIRRLLAAIHWPRAVSIVPVPGHQKGEDIKARGNHATDVAAREAAIRDCEAHILTVGLPPLGMGTLPPTPEYSSSDLNWIQENTNCPVSGDGWYRDQNDNLLLPADLSRHLCTHLHQTTHLEEKKTLALLQTARLRFPQQKATIQDIVRACKVCQMMRLGKGQDTGVRYQGERPGQHWEIDFTEVDGIGPWVHCNHVRRATSEEQETAQREWKVAPHLSNPLKLKLIRQ; from the exons atgagacAGGGATTTCAAGAACTCCGGCAGGCTCTGCTAAAAGCCCCGGCCCTTGCTCTCCCTAACCCATCTATGTCTTTTCAACTGTTTGTGGACGAAAAACAGGGAGTAGAAAAGGGAGTCCTGACGCAACAATGGGGACCTTGGAAGAGACCCGTAGCCTACCTCTCAAaaagactggacccagtggccgCTGGGTGGCCCCCCTGCCTCCGAATCACTGCAGCCACTGCTCTCCTGGTCCATGATGCCGACAAGTTAACTTATGGACAGCGCCTCCTGGTCTACACTCCCCACGCCACTGAAGGGATTCTCAAGCAGCCACCGG AGAAAGACGGCCCCCTCCACGATTGTGGTGAGATATTGGCCGATGTGGCAGCCATACGGAAAGACCTCAAAGACGTGCCCTTAAAAGACAGTGAACTAGTATGGCTTACAGATGGAAGCAGTtttgtaaaagatggacagagaaggGCAGGGGCAGCAATTGTTGATGACTCTGGAAGGGTCATCTGGGCTGAAGCTCTGCCCCCTGGAACATCTGCCCAAAAAGCAGAATTAATGGCCTTGATACAGGCACTAaaaagggcagaaggaaaaaggatcaCCATTTATACCGACAGCCAGTATGCATTTGGCACAGTGCATATTCAGGGCCCAATATATAAAGAGCTGGGGTTTTTGACAGCAGAGGGAAAGGAAGTTAAAAACTTACCTAAGATCCGCAGACTCCTAGCAGCAATCCACTGGCCCCGAGCAGTGTCCATAGTACCTGTCCCAGGACACCAAAAGGGAGAAGATATCAAGGCTCGAGGCAACCATGCCACTGATGTGGCGGCTCGTGAGGCAGCCATCAGAGACTGCGAAGCCCACATACTGACCGTGGGATTGCCACCCCTGGGAATGGGAACCTTGCCCCCGACCCCTGAGTATTCCTCTTCTGATCTAAATTGGATCCAAGAAAATACCAACTGTCCTGTGAGCGGAGACGGATGGTATCGGGACCAAAATGACAACCTGTTGCTTCCGGCTGACTTGAGTCGACACCTTTGCACGCACCTACATCAGACCACCCATCTGGAGGAGAAAAAGACTCTAGCACTCCTACAGACAGCACGTCTGCGGTTTCCCCAACAAAAGGCAACTATACAAGACATAGTCCGTGCCTGCAAGGTGTGCCAGATGATGAGACTGGGAAAAGGACAGGATACGGGTGTAAGGTACCAGGGAGAGAGGCCAGGACAACATTGGGAGATAGATTTTACGGAG GTCGACGGCATTGGACCCTGGGTGCACTGTAACCACGTGCGCCGGGCCACTTCAGAAGAGCAAGAGACGGCCCAGAGAGAATGGAAGGTGGCACCGCATCTCTCCAATCCTTTAAAATTGAAGCTCATCCGTCAGTAG
- the LOC121818052 gene encoding uncharacterized protein LOC121818052 isoform X1, with the protein MRQGFQELRQALLKAPALALPNPSMSFQLFVDEKQGVEKGVLTQQWGPWKRPVAYLSKRLDPVAAGWPPCLRITAATALLVHDADKLTYGQRLLVYTPHATEGILKQPPGKWISNARLTHYQAFLLDTPQIHFQMPCFLNLTTLLPVPEKDGPLHDCGEILADVAAIRKDLKDVPLKDSELVWLTDGSSFVKDGQRRAGAAIVDDSGRVIWAEALPPGTSAQKAELMALIQALKRAEGKRITIYTDSQYAFGTVHIQGPIYKELGFLTAEGKEVKNLPKIRRLLAAIHWPRAVSIVPVPGHQKGEDIKARGNHATDVAAREAAIRDCEAHILTVGLPPLGMGTLPPTPEYSSSDLNWIQENTNCPVSGDGWYRDQNDNLLLPADLSRHLCTHLHQTTHLEEKKTLALLQTARLRFPQQKATIQDIVRACKVCQMMRLGKGQDTGVRYQGERPGQHWEIDFTEVDGIGPWVHCNHVRRATSEEQETAQREWKVAPHLSNPLKLKLIRQ; encoded by the exons atgagacAGGGATTTCAAGAACTCCGGCAGGCTCTGCTAAAAGCCCCGGCCCTTGCTCTCCCTAACCCATCTATGTCTTTTCAACTGTTTGTGGACGAAAAACAGGGAGTAGAAAAGGGAGTCCTGACGCAACAATGGGGACCTTGGAAGAGACCCGTAGCCTACCTCTCAAaaagactggacccagtggccgCTGGGTGGCCCCCCTGCCTCCGAATCACTGCAGCCACTGCTCTCCTGGTCCATGATGCCGACAAGTTAACTTATGGACAGCGCCTCCTGGTCTACACTCCCCACGCCACTGAAGGGATTCTCAAGCAGCCACCGGGTAAGTGGATCTCCAATGCCCGCTTGACTCATTACCAGGCCTTTCTGCTGGATACCCCCCAGATACACTTTCAGATGCCCTGTTTCCTGAACCTGACCACTCTCCTGCCTGTTCCAGAGAAAGACGGCCCCCTCCACGATTGTGGTGAGATATTGGCCGATGTGGCAGCCATACGGAAAGACCTCAAAGACGTGCCCTTAAAAGACAGTGAACTAGTATGGCTTACAGATGGAAGCAGTtttgtaaaagatggacagagaaggGCAGGGGCAGCAATTGTTGATGACTCTGGAAGGGTCATCTGGGCTGAAGCTCTGCCCCCTGGAACATCTGCCCAAAAAGCAGAATTAATGGCCTTGATACAGGCACTAaaaagggcagaaggaaaaaggatcaCCATTTATACCGACAGCCAGTATGCATTTGGCACAGTGCATATTCAGGGCCCAATATATAAAGAGCTGGGGTTTTTGACAGCAGAGGGAAAGGAAGTTAAAAACTTACCTAAGATCCGCAGACTCCTAGCAGCAATCCACTGGCCCCGAGCAGTGTCCATAGTACCTGTCCCAGGACACCAAAAGGGAGAAGATATCAAGGCTCGAGGCAACCATGCCACTGATGTGGCGGCTCGTGAGGCAGCCATCAGAGACTGCGAAGCCCACATACTGACCGTGGGATTGCCACCCCTGGGAATGGGAACCTTGCCCCCGACCCCTGAGTATTCCTCTTCTGATCTAAATTGGATCCAAGAAAATACCAACTGTCCTGTGAGCGGAGACGGATGGTATCGGGACCAAAATGACAACCTGTTGCTTCCGGCTGACTTGAGTCGACACCTTTGCACGCACCTACATCAGACCACCCATCTGGAGGAGAAAAAGACTCTAGCACTCCTACAGACAGCACGTCTGCGGTTTCCCCAACAAAAGGCAACTATACAAGACATAGTCCGTGCCTGCAAGGTGTGCCAGATGATGAGACTGGGAAAAGGACAGGATACGGGTGTAAGGTACCAGGGAGAGAGGCCAGGACAACATTGGGAGATAGATTTTACGGAG GTCGACGGCATTGGACCCTGGGTGCACTGTAACCACGTGCGCCGGGCCACTTCAGAAGAGCAAGAGACGGCCCAGAGAGAATGGAAGGTGGCACCGCATCTCTCCAATCCTTTAAAATTGAAGCTCATCCGTCAGTAG